CGTTCTCGCGCACCCAGGTCTTCAGGCCCATGCCGGCCATCAGCGCGAGGAAGGGGCGCGGCGGCAGTTGCTCGACGTTGACCATGCGCCGCACGTCCCAGATGCCCCGGGCGATCAGCAGCGCCGCGGCGGCGGCGGGTACGCCCGCCGTGTAGGAGATCGCCTGGCTGCCGATTTCCCGGTAGCTCTTTTCATGATCGCAGATGTTGTAGATGAAGATCCTGCGTTCCTTGCCGTCCCTTTCGCCGCGCACCACGTTGCCGATGCAGGTCTTGCCGGTGTAGGCGGGGGCGAGCGAGGCGGGGTCGGGCAATACCGCCTTGAGCACCTTCAGGGGTACGACTTCCTGCCCTTCGGCGGTGCGCACCGGCTGCTCCGACAGCATGCCGAGGTTCCTGAGCACGGTGAAGACGTTGATGTAGTGCTCGCTGAAGCCCATCCAGAAGCGGATGTCGGGCACGTCCAGGTGCTGCGACAGCGAGTGCAGTTCGTCGTGGCCGGTGAGGTAGGCGGTCTGCCGGCCGACGACCGGCAGGTCCCATTCCTTGCGGTACTCGAACATCCGGGAGGCGGTCCACTGCCGCCCCTGCCAGGACCAGACCGTGCCGGTGAACTCGCGGAAGTTCACCTCGGGGTCGAAGTTGGTGGCGAAGTAGCGGTCGTGGCGGCCGGCGTTGATGTCGACGATGTCGATGGAATCCACGCGGTCGAAATAGTCGTCGCAGGCGAGGCGGGCATAGGCGTTGACCACGCCGGGATCGAAGCCCGCGCCGAGGATGGCCGTCACGCCCGCGGCCGCGCAGGCTTCGCGCCGCTTCCATTCATGGTTGGCGTACCAGGGCGGGGTCTCGCAGATCCTGTCCGGCTCCTCGTGGATGGCGGTGTCGACGTAGGCCGCGCCGGTGCGCAGGCAGGCTTGCAGCACCGACATGTTGAGGAAGGCCGAGCCCACGTTGATCACGATGCGCGCCTCGGTGGCGCGGATGAGCGCCTCGGTGGCGGCCACGTCCATGGCGTCCAGGGCGTGGGCGCGCAGCACGCCCGGGCGCTGCAGGCTGCCCCTGGTGTGCACCGATTCGATGATCGCCTGGCACTTGCCGGGCGTGCGCGACGCGATGTGGATGTCGCCCAGCAGGGCGTTGTTCTGCGCGCACTTGTGCGCGACCACGTGCGCCACGCCGCCGGCGCCGATGATGAGGACGTTGGATTTCATCTGGCTGCTCCCGTCGATGGAATGCCCGGCTTGCGCTCAGGACAGACTGTCTACGTAGTCGCGGTAGCCGAACCGGCGTACCACGCGTTCCTCGCCGTCGTGCTCGCGCACGACGATGGCGGGCATGTTCAGGCCGTTGAACCAGTTCTTCTTGACCATGGTGTAGCCGGCGGCGTCGCGGATCGACAGCCTCTGCCCCACCTCCAGCGCCTGCGGGAAATCGAATTCGCCGAAGACGTCGCCGGCCAGGCAGGACTTGCCGCAGACCAGGTAGCGGTGCGGGCCGGAGCCGGGCTCGACGCGCGCGTGCAGCCGGTAGATCAGGAGGTCCAGCATGTGCGCCTCGATCGAGGCGTCCACCACGGCCAGGCGCTTGCCGTTGAACGGGGTGTCCAGGACGGTGACTTCCAGGCTCGCGCAGTCGGTGACGGCGGCCTCGCCCGGTTCCAGGTAGACCTGCAGGCCGTGGCGCGCGGCGAAGTCGCGCAGGCGCGCGCAGAACGCGTCCAGCGGATAGTCGTCGGCGGTGAAGTGGATGCCGCCGCCCAGGCTGACCCATTCGACCCGGGAGAGCAGCGGGCCGAAGCGCGCTTCGATTTCGCCGAGCATGGCGTCGAAACGGGCGAAATCGCGGTTCTCGCAGTTGTTGTGGATCATGAAGCCGTTCAGGCGCCCGATGATCGGCGCCACGCGCGCGGGGTCGGCCTCGCCCAGGCGGCTGAAGGGGCGGGCGGGATCGGCCAGGTCGTAGTTCGAACTGCTGACGCCCGGATTCAGGCGCAGTCCCACGGGCTTGCCCGCCGCGCGGCCGGCGTGGCGCTCGAACTGGCCGAGGCTGTTGAAGATGATCTTGTCCGCGTGGGAGACCACCTCGTCGATCTCGTGGTCGGCATAGGCCACGCTGTAGGCATGAGTCTCGCCGCCGAATTTCTCGCACCCCAGGCGGACCTCGTACAGCGACGAGGACGTGGTGCCGTCCATGTATTCGCGCATCAGGTCGAATACCGACCATGTCGCGAAGCACTTGAGGGCCAGCAGGATCCTGGCTCCGGACTGCCGCCGGACGAGGTCGATGCGCCGCAGGTTTTCCTGCAGGCGGGACTTGTCGATGAGGTAGTAGGGTGTCTGGATCACGATGTCGAAATGGCCGATGCCCGGCAGCGGGTGCAAAAAGGATCGGGCCGCCGCGGGGAAGTCCACGCAGCGGGCGCGTCAGCAGGGATGCCGGCCTGTCAGCAGGCCCGGTTCAGGGAGTGT
This DNA window, taken from Thauera sp. K11, encodes the following:
- a CDS encoding carboxynorspermidine decarboxylase gives rise to the protein MHPLPGIGHFDIVIQTPYYLIDKSRLQENLRRIDLVRRQSGARILLALKCFATWSVFDLMREYMDGTTSSSLYEVRLGCEKFGGETHAYSVAYADHEIDEVVSHADKIIFNSLGQFERHAGRAAGKPVGLRLNPGVSSSNYDLADPARPFSRLGEADPARVAPIIGRLNGFMIHNNCENRDFARFDAMLGEIEARFGPLLSRVEWVSLGGGIHFTADDYPLDAFCARLRDFAARHGLQVYLEPGEAAVTDCASLEVTVLDTPFNGKRLAVVDASIEAHMLDLLIYRLHARVEPGSGPHRYLVCGKSCLAGDVFGEFDFPQALEVGQRLSIRDAAGYTMVKKNWFNGLNMPAIVVREHDGEERVVRRFGYRDYVDSLS
- a CDS encoding saccharopine dehydrogenase family protein, whose protein sequence is MKSNVLIIGAGGVAHVVAHKCAQNNALLGDIHIASRTPGKCQAIIESVHTRGSLQRPGVLRAHALDAMDVAATEALIRATEARIVINVGSAFLNMSVLQACLRTGAAYVDTAIHEEPDRICETPPWYANHEWKRREACAAAGVTAILGAGFDPGVVNAYARLACDDYFDRVDSIDIVDINAGRHDRYFATNFDPEVNFREFTGTVWSWQGRQWTASRMFEYRKEWDLPVVGRQTAYLTGHDELHSLSQHLDVPDIRFWMGFSEHYINVFTVLRNLGMLSEQPVRTAEGQEVVPLKVLKAVLPDPASLAPAYTGKTCIGNVVRGERDGKERRIFIYNICDHEKSYREIGSQAISYTAGVPAAAAALLIARGIWDVRRMVNVEQLPPRPFLALMAGMGLKTWVRENGRDVPLAAQAAPADA